From a region of the Streptomyces venezuelae genome:
- a CDS encoding DUF2252 domain-containing protein, with product MRDTAATAAPAAADDGPRLSAKDRAVNGRAARAATPRSAHGDFEPSSDRADPMDVIEQQSATRLRELVPIRYGRMAESPFRFYRGAAAIMAGDLAGTPDSGIRAQLCGDAHMLNFRLLGSPERNLLFDINDFDETLPGPWEWDVKRLATSLVIAGRENGYSDSERASIVTSAVRGYREQMRAFADMRTLDVWYARVDETHLQALAEGSLHTRGRKNVSEALSKARGRDSLQAFEKLTEVVDGRRRFAAVPQLITPASELLPGQGRDSVEDQIRDVVGRYKLSLQTDRRHLLQQYSIVDMARKVVGVGSVGTRCWIVLLLGRDGDDPLILQAKEAGDSVLAAYAGPSEYATGGERVVAGQRLMQAASDIFLGWQQTHGLDGLERSFYVRQLRDWKGIAEPARMVPRGMRVFAGLCGVTLARAHARSGDRIAIAAYLGGSDVFDRALVRFAESYADLNELDHQRLLDAIASGRVTAVAA from the coding sequence ATGCGCGACACGGCCGCGACCGCGGCCCCGGCCGCGGCGGACGACGGTCCCCGGCTCTCGGCGAAGGACCGGGCCGTGAACGGCCGCGCCGCCCGGGCCGCGACTCCGCGATCCGCCCACGGTGACTTCGAGCCGTCGTCCGACCGGGCGGACCCGATGGACGTGATCGAGCAGCAGTCCGCCACCCGGCTGCGGGAGCTGGTGCCGATCCGCTACGGCCGGATGGCGGAGTCGCCGTTCCGCTTCTACCGCGGAGCCGCCGCGATCATGGCCGGGGACCTGGCCGGCACACCCGACTCGGGTATCCGGGCCCAGCTGTGCGGCGACGCCCACATGCTGAACTTCCGGCTGCTCGGCTCGCCGGAACGGAACCTGCTGTTCGACATCAACGACTTCGACGAGACGCTGCCCGGGCCCTGGGAATGGGACGTCAAGCGCCTGGCAACCAGCCTGGTCATCGCCGGCCGGGAGAACGGCTACTCCGACAGCGAGCGCGCGTCGATCGTGACGTCGGCGGTGCGCGGCTACCGGGAGCAGATGCGCGCGTTCGCCGACATGCGCACCCTCGACGTCTGGTACGCGAGGGTGGACGAGACGCACCTCCAGGCGCTGGCGGAGGGTTCCCTCCACACCCGCGGCCGCAAGAACGTGTCCGAGGCGCTGAGCAAGGCGCGTGGGCGGGACAGCCTGCAGGCGTTCGAGAAGCTGACCGAGGTGGTCGACGGCCGACGCCGCTTCGCCGCCGTACCGCAGCTGATCACACCGGCTTCCGAACTGCTGCCGGGGCAGGGGCGGGATTCGGTCGAGGACCAGATCCGGGACGTCGTGGGACGGTACAAGCTCAGTCTCCAGACGGACCGCAGACACCTGCTCCAGCAGTACTCCATCGTCGACATGGCCCGCAAGGTGGTGGGCGTCGGCAGTGTCGGCACCCGCTGCTGGATCGTCCTGCTGCTGGGCCGCGACGGCGATGACCCGCTGATCCTGCAGGCCAAGGAGGCCGGTGACTCGGTGCTCGCCGCGTACGCGGGCCCCAGCGAGTACGCCACCGGGGGCGAACGGGTGGTGGCCGGCCAGCGGCTGATGCAGGCGGCGAGCGACATCTTCCTCGGCTGGCAGCAGACGCACGGGCTCGACGGCCTCGAACGGAGCTTCTACGTACGCCAGCTGCGCGACTGGAAGGGCATCGCCGAACCCGCCCGAATGGTGCCGCGCGGCATGCGGGTCTTCGCCGGCCTGTGCGGCGTGACCTTGGCGCGGGCGCACGCCCGGTCCGGTGACCGGATCGCCATCGCGGCGTACCTGGGCGGTAGCGACGTCTTCGACCGGGCGCTCGTGCGGTTCGCGGAGAGCTACGCCGACCTCAACGAGCTCGACCACCAGCGTCTGCTGGACGCCATCGCGTCCGGGCGGGTGACCGCCGTCGCGGCCTGA
- a CDS encoding MFS transporter — MTAAQAGPAGTAGNAGNTKLILLTLAAGQFLMALDSSVMNVSIATVAEDIGTTVSGMQGAITAYTLVMAMLMISGGKVGALIGRKRAFMIGCVIYGLGSLTTSLAPNLTVLLLGWSFLEGVGAALILPAIVALVASNFGKAQRPAAYGLVAAAAAVAIAVGPLIGGFATTFFSWRWVFAGEVVMVLVILLLARRIADAPPEHRPRIDVLGALLSAAGIGLFVFGILRTSEWGWFRPKAGGPSWFGVSPVVWLVLAGLMLVWLFFRWEARLAARGAEPLVDPDLLKNRQLSGGLTMFLFQYLVQMGVFFVVPLYLSVALGLSALHTGALILPLSITLLAAAIGVPRFRPNASPRRVVRWGILAMFAGAVILMAALTPDSGAGVVTVPMLLIGLGIGLLASQLGAVTVSAVPDEKSAEVGGIQNTVTNLGASIGTALAGSIMIAVLTNSFLTTIDQNPAVPADVKTRAHTALAGSAPFLSDEQLREALEAAGTDPVVSQAALDANEEARIEGLRAALALLALAALLALFFTQRIPVAQPGSARGPADAPS, encoded by the coding sequence ATGACAGCGGCACAGGCGGGCCCTGCCGGTACGGCCGGGAACGCGGGGAACACGAAGCTCATCCTGCTGACCCTCGCGGCCGGACAGTTCCTGATGGCCCTGGACAGTTCGGTGATGAACGTGTCGATCGCCACCGTGGCGGAGGACATCGGCACCACGGTGAGCGGTATGCAGGGCGCGATCACGGCGTACACGCTGGTGATGGCCATGCTCATGATCAGCGGGGGCAAGGTCGGCGCTCTCATCGGCCGCAAACGGGCTTTCATGATCGGCTGCGTCATCTACGGACTCGGTTCCCTGACCACCTCGCTCGCACCGAACCTGACGGTCCTGCTGCTGGGCTGGTCGTTCCTGGAGGGCGTGGGAGCGGCGCTGATCCTGCCGGCGATCGTGGCGCTCGTCGCCTCGAACTTCGGCAAGGCCCAACGGCCCGCCGCCTACGGCCTGGTCGCGGCGGCGGCAGCGGTGGCGATCGCGGTCGGACCGCTCATCGGCGGCTTCGCGACCACCTTCTTCTCCTGGCGCTGGGTGTTCGCCGGCGAGGTCGTGATGGTCCTCGTCATCCTGCTGCTGGCCCGGCGGATCGCCGACGCGCCCCCGGAGCACCGGCCGCGGATCGACGTACTCGGCGCGCTCCTGTCCGCGGCGGGCATCGGGCTGTTCGTGTTCGGCATCCTGCGGACCAGCGAATGGGGCTGGTTCCGGCCCAAGGCCGGGGGGCCCTCGTGGTTCGGCGTCTCGCCCGTCGTCTGGCTGGTGCTGGCCGGGCTGATGCTGGTCTGGCTGTTCTTCCGCTGGGAGGCCCGGCTGGCGGCGCGGGGCGCCGAACCGCTGGTCGATCCGGACCTGCTCAAGAACCGGCAGCTCTCCGGCGGGCTGACGATGTTCCTCTTCCAGTACCTCGTGCAGATGGGCGTGTTCTTCGTCGTCCCGCTCTACCTGTCGGTGGCGCTCGGCCTGTCCGCCCTCCATACGGGCGCGCTGATCCTGCCGCTCTCCATCACGCTGCTGGCCGCCGCGATCGGGGTGCCCAGATTCCGCCCGAACGCTTCACCCCGGCGTGTCGTGCGGTGGGGGATCCTGGCGATGTTCGCCGGCGCCGTCATCCTCATGGCGGCCCTCACCCCGGACTCCGGCGCGGGGGTCGTCACCGTGCCCATGCTGCTCATCGGGCTCGGGATCGGGCTGCTCGCCTCACAACTCGGGGCCGTGACCGTGTCGGCCGTACCGGACGAGAAGAGCGCCGAGGTCGGTGGCATCCAGAACACCGTCACCAACCTCGGCGCCTCGATCGGCACCGCACTCGCCGGGTCGATCATGATCGCCGTGCTGACGAATTCGTTCCTCACCACCATCGACCAGAACCCGGCGGTGCCGGCCGACGTGAAGACCCGGGCGCACACCGCCCTCGCGGGCAGTGCCCCGTTCCTGTCGGACGAGCAGCTCCGCGAAGCCCTCGAAGCGGCGGGCACGGACCCGGTGGTGTCCCAGGCGGCGCTCGACGCGAACGAGGAGGCACGGATCGAAGGGCTGCGGGCCGCGCTCGCCCTCCTGGCCCTGGCGGCCCTGCTCGCCCTCTTCTTCACCCAGCGCATCCCGGTGGCCCAGCCGGGCTCGGCACGTGGCCCGGCCGACGCCCCGTCATGA